Proteins co-encoded in one Sebastes fasciatus isolate fSebFas1 chromosome 11, fSebFas1.pri, whole genome shotgun sequence genomic window:
- the rab2a gene encoding ras-related protein Rab-2A, with translation MAYAYLFKYIIIGDTGVGKSCLLLQFTDKRFQPVHDLTIGVEFGARMITIDGKQIKLQIWDTAGQESFRSITRSYYRGAAGALLVYDITRRDTFNHLTTWLEDARQHSNSNMVIMLIGNKSDLESRREVKKEEGEAFAREHGLIFMETSAKTASNVEEAFINTAKEIYEKIQEGVFDINNEANGIKIGPQHPTTNSTLSGSQGGQQAGGGCC, from the exons GTGTGGGGAAGTCATGTCTATTACTACAGTTCACAGACAAGAGGTTTCAGCCTGTTCACGACCTCACTATCG gtgtgGAGTTCGGAGCGAGGATGATCACTATAGATGGCAAACAGATCAAACTGCAGATCTGGGATACG GCTGGTCAGGAGTCGTTCCGGTCCATCACCAGGTCTTACtacagaggagcagcaggagctcTGCTAGTCTATGACATCACAAG ACGGGACACCTTCAACCACTTGACGACCTGGTTAGAGGACGCTCGCCAACATTCCAACTCCAATATGGTCATCATGCTCATTGGCAACAAGAG tgaccTGGAGTCGAGGAGAGAGGTGAAGAAAGAGGAAGGTGAAGCATTTGCCAGAGAACACGGCCTCATATTCATGGAGACTTCAGCCAAGACTGCCTCTAATGTAGAGGAG GCTTTCATCAACACAGCCAAGGAGATCTATGAGAAGATCCAGGAGGGAGTGTTTGATATCAACAACGAG GCTAATGGTATTAAGATCGGACCCCAGCATCCTACCACCAACTCCACACTGTCCGGTAGCCAGGGAGGCCAACAGGCTGGAGGGGGCTGCTGCTGA